The Streptomyces sp. GSL17-111 region GCGCTGGGCGTACCGGCCCTGGCGCACCAACTGCCGCACGGTCATCCCCGGTACGGCGGGCGCGGACTGGTGGAGCAGGGCCACCCGGCGGGCGGCGGCCCGGCGGCCCAGGCGCGCCAGGTCGTCGTCGCCGAGGAGCACCCGGCCCCGGTCCGGTTTCAGCAGGCCCGCGACGAGCCGCAACAGGGTGGACTTGCCACAGCCGTTGAGCCCGACGAGCGCGGTCAGTTCACCGGGCGGCACGCGCAGGTCGACGTCGCGGAGCACGGGACGCCCCGGGTAGCCGAAGCCGGCACCCTCCACGCTGATGCCGGGCGGTTCGGTCAGGTCCATCGTCCACTTCCTCGAAGACGGCTTCAGAACGTACGGTCCGGGGCGCGGCGCACCACCACGAGCAGCAGCCCGGCCCCGAGGCAGGTGGTGAGCGCGCCGACGGGCAGCGTCAGCCGGTCGGCGTCCAGCCAGGTGGCCAGGTGCCGGGAAAGCACCTGGGCCAGCGCGTCGGCCCCGCACACCACGACGGCACCGGTCAGCGCGGCGCCGGGCAGGGCGTACCGCAGGTCGGCGCCGAAGAGCGCGACGGCCAGGTGCGGCACCAGCAGGCCGACGAAGCCGAGCGCGCCGACGGACGAGACGGCTCCCGCCGTCAGCGCGACGGCGCACAGCAGGGCGAGCGCCCGGGCCCGTCCGGTGGCGAGTCCGGCCGCGGCGGCCGGTTCGTCGCCGAGCCGCAGCAGCGTCAGCGGGCCCGCCAGCAGCCAGACGGCCGCCGCCCAGACCAGCAGCCAGGGCCACAGCAGGTGCCAGTGCGCCCACACCCGGCCCTCGGTGCTGCCGACGAGCCACTGCACCACGCTGCCCAACTCGCCCGGCGCGACGAGCAGGACCATCGCGGTGAGCCCGCCGAGAACCGCCGAGACGAGGACGCCGTGCACGGCGGTGCCCGCCGGGTCGCCCCGGTCCCGCCCGGCCAGCAGCCACAGCAGTCCCGCGCCGGTGAACCCGCCGACGGTCGCGGCGGCGCAGACGGCGGCCGGCGACTCCCAGCCCGCGAAGCCGAGCCCGGTCGCGGTCACCGCCCCGAGCACCGCGCCCGGGGTGACGCCGGTGACCTCCGGCCCGGCGAGCGGATTGCGCAGCGCCGACTGGAGCACCAGGCCGGCCAGCCCCAGCGCGGCGCCCGCGCCCAGCGCCACGAGCAGGCGGGGCAGGCGCAGGTTCAGCACGATGTGCCGCGCGGTCGGGTCGCCCCCGCCGGTCAGCACGTCCAGCACCGTGGCGGTGTCCAACGACCGCCCGGCCAGCAGGTCGGCGGCGGCCACCAGCACGGCCAGGGCGGCGAGCGCGCCCAGTCGCCGGGCGGCGCGGGGCCGCACGCGTCCGGCGCCCGGCGCCACGGCGGCGCTGCGGGCCCTCACGCCGCCACCGCCCGCCGCCGGGCCCCGGTGCGGAGCAGGGCGA contains the following coding sequences:
- a CDS encoding FecCD family ABC transporter permease; this encodes MAPGAGRVRPRAARRLGALAALAVLVAAADLLAGRSLDTATVLDVLTGGGDPTARHIVLNLRLPRLLVALGAGAALGLAGLVLQSALRNPLAGPEVTGVTPGAVLGAVTATGLGFAGWESPAAVCAAATVGGFTGAGLLWLLAGRDRGDPAGTAVHGVLVSAVLGGLTAMVLLVAPGELGSVVQWLVGSTEGRVWAHWHLLWPWLLVWAAAVWLLAGPLTLLRLGDEPAAAAGLATGRARALALLCAVALTAGAVSSVGALGFVGLLVPHLAVALFGADLRYALPGAALTGAVVVCGADALAQVLSRHLATWLDADRLTLPVGALTTCLGAGLLLVVVRRAPDRTF